In a single window of the Actinomycetota bacterium genome:
- a CDS encoding DUF2079 domain-containing protein encodes MLIVGAYTWYFTRTTLRIHHGLGTSSYDFGLYDQGVWLMSRFKAPFVTLMGRNLFGDHTSFVLLGLVPFYWLFPSAGTLLFAQSLAIGLGAVPVFLYARQRLASEAMAFVLAGCYLLHPAVGWTNIENFHPDSFLGVFVGFAIYAALQRKWRMYTVFVVLSLLVKEDAALVLVPLGIWVAVRRDRRIGLLTVAGSIGFMLVAMFVVMRSLIGVPTRNSWRIPFGGPTGTLRAVVERPGDVYDHFRGEGRPWYLWQMTAPFAWVFARLPDVALISSVVLFTNVLSTFWYQFHLEYHYSLVAVPALALGTVHALGVVRHRWRIWLVYAVAVMSVWTAFLWGPMGWAQKAPAYWPPSHPVAADARDIVRDVPEGAVVSAFHSISAHLTHRERIYQFPTPFRAVLYGPNDDLEGQRLPQADDVEYVLLPLNRDAQVETDWRAIESEFELVRANRSWELFRRTTSPG; translated from the coding sequence GTGCTCATCGTCGGCGCCTACACCTGGTACTTCACGCGCACGACGCTGCGCATCCACCACGGACTCGGCACCTCCAGCTACGACTTCGGGTTGTACGACCAGGGCGTCTGGCTGATGTCTCGCTTCAAGGCGCCGTTCGTGACGCTGATGGGGCGCAACCTGTTCGGCGACCACACCTCGTTCGTACTGCTCGGCCTGGTGCCGTTCTACTGGCTGTTCCCGAGCGCGGGGACGCTGCTCTTCGCCCAGTCGCTCGCGATCGGCCTCGGCGCGGTGCCGGTGTTCCTCTACGCGCGGCAGCGCCTGGCGAGCGAGGCCATGGCGTTCGTGCTCGCCGGCTGCTATCTGCTGCATCCAGCCGTCGGGTGGACGAACATCGAGAACTTCCACCCGGACTCGTTCCTCGGCGTGTTCGTCGGGTTCGCGATCTACGCCGCCCTGCAGCGCAAGTGGCGCATGTACACGGTGTTCGTCGTGCTCTCGCTGCTGGTGAAGGAGGACGCCGCGCTCGTTCTCGTGCCGCTCGGCATCTGGGTGGCCGTGCGGCGCGACCGCCGCATCGGGCTGCTGACGGTCGCCGGCAGCATCGGGTTCATGCTGGTCGCGATGTTCGTCGTGATGCGCTCGCTGATCGGCGTGCCCACGCGCAACAGCTGGCGGATCCCCTTCGGCGGCCCGACGGGCACGCTGCGCGCCGTCGTCGAACGCCCCGGCGACGTGTACGACCACTTCCGCGGCGAGGGCCGCCCCTGGTACCTGTGGCAGATGACCGCCCCGTTCGCATGGGTGTTCGCCCGCCTGCCCGACGTGGCGCTGATCAGCTCGGTGGTGCTGTTCACCAACGTGCTGAGCACGTTCTGGTACCAGTTCCACCTGGAGTACCACTACTCGCTCGTCGCCGTGCCCGCGCTCGCGCTGGGCACGGTGCACGCGCTCGGCGTCGTGCGTCACCGGTGGCGGATCTGGCTCGTCTACGCGGTGGCGGTGATGAGCGTGTGGACGGCATTCCTCTGGGGACCGATGGGCTGGGCGCAGAAGGCGCCCGCCTACTGGCCGCCCTCCCACCCCGTCGCCGCCGACGCCCGCGACATCGTGCGCGACGTGCCGGAAGGGGCCGTCGTCTCGGCGTTCCATTCGATCAGCGCCCACCTCACCCACCGCGAGCGCATCTACCAGTTCCCCACGCCGTTTCGGGCCGTGCTGTACGGGCCGAACGACGACCTGGAGGGCCAGCGCCTGCCGCAGGCCGACGACGTCGAGTACGTGCTGCTGCCGCTGAACCGTGACGCGCAAGTGGAGACCGACTGGCGGGCTATCGAGAGCGAGTTCGAGCTGGTGCGCGCCAACCGCTCGTGGGAGCTCTTCCGGCGGACGACCTCTCCCGGCTAA
- the carA gene encoding glutamine-hydrolyzing carbamoyl-phosphate synthase small subunit, whose translation MTVREGMLVLADGSVFEGELIGAEVPGGVAAAGEVVFNTVLTGYQEVITDPSYAGQIVTFTYPHIGNYGVNPSDDEASRPFCRGVVVRELARQHSNHRAAGHLDSLLESHSLAGIAGIDTRRLTRLLRDTGAIPGAFGTDEAALRAAAAAEPGTDGVDLVSQVTTGEAYRYGDGPRRVVAYDFGIKRTILRCLGQYATVEVVPASTPAAEVLARRPDGVFLSNGPGDPAMAPGAIDAIGALLGEVPVFGICLGHQLLGRALGGDTFKLAFGHHGGNHPVRHEASGHVEITSQNHNYCLDAESLAGRVEVTHVNLNDGTNEGMRVLGVPAFSVQYHPEAGPGPHDSRYLFDDFARLIDTGSL comes from the coding sequence ATGACCGTCCGGGAGGGGATGCTCGTGCTCGCCGACGGCTCGGTGTTCGAGGGCGAGCTGATCGGCGCCGAGGTGCCAGGCGGCGTCGCCGCGGCCGGGGAGGTGGTGTTCAACACCGTGCTCACCGGCTACCAGGAGGTGATCACCGATCCCTCCTATGCCGGCCAGATCGTCACGTTCACCTACCCCCACATCGGCAACTACGGCGTCAATCCCTCCGACGACGAGGCCAGCCGACCCTTCTGCCGGGGCGTCGTCGTGCGCGAGCTGGCCCGCCAGCACTCGAACCACCGGGCGGCGGGCCATCTGGACTCCCTGCTCGAGTCGCACTCGCTCGCAGGGATCGCCGGCATCGACACCCGTCGCCTGACGAGGCTGCTGCGCGACACCGGCGCGATCCCGGGGGCGTTCGGCACCGACGAGGCCGCGCTGCGCGCGGCAGCCGCCGCCGAACCGGGCACCGACGGCGTCGACCTGGTGTCGCAGGTGACGACGGGCGAGGCGTATCGCTACGGCGACGGCCCGCGCCGGGTGGTCGCCTACGACTTCGGGATCAAGCGCACCATCTTGCGCTGCCTCGGCCAGTACGCCACCGTCGAGGTCGTGCCGGCCTCGACACCGGCCGCCGAAGTGCTCGCCAGGCGTCCGGACGGCGTCTTTCTGTCCAACGGACCAGGCGACCCGGCGATGGCGCCCGGGGCGATCGACGCGATCGGCGCGCTGCTCGGCGAGGTGCCGGTGTTCGGCATCTGCCTCGGCCATCAGTTGCTCGGTCGGGCGCTCGGCGGCGACACGTTCAAGCTCGCGTTCGGCCACCATGGCGGGAACCACCCGGTGCGTCACGAGGCGAGCGGCCACGTCGAGATCACCAGCCAGAACCACAACTACTGCCTCGACGCCGAGAGCCTCGCCGGCCGGGTCGAGGTGACCCACGTCAACTTGAACGACGGCACGAACGAGGGGATGCGGGTGCTCGGAGTGCCTGCGTTCAGCGTGCAGTACCACCCCGAAGCCGGCCCCGGGCCCCACGACAGCCGCTACCTGTTCGACGACTTCGCCCGCCTGATCGACACCGGGAGCCTGTGA
- the efp gene encoding elongation factor P, with amino-acid sequence MPAITTNDLKNGITLELDNGLFQVVEFQHVKPGKGGAFVRTKLRNMKNGNVFERTFNAGVRVEQAILDKKDMQFLYRDGDDYVFMDTDTYDQMTVAPTALGDAADYLIESMTAIIAVHNGEIVSVEIPAAVELTISETEPGVQGDRVSGARKPATLETGKVLQVPLFVNIGDRVKVDTRSGDYITRV; translated from the coding sequence ATGCCTGCCATCACCACGAACGACCTGAAGAACGGGATCACCCTCGAGCTCGACAACGGCCTCTTCCAGGTGGTCGAGTTCCAGCACGTCAAGCCCGGCAAGGGCGGCGCCTTCGTGCGCACGAAGCTGCGCAACATGAAGAACGGCAACGTGTTCGAGCGCACGTTCAACGCGGGTGTGCGGGTGGAGCAGGCGATCCTCGATAAGAAGGACATGCAGTTCCTGTACCGCGACGGCGACGACTACGTGTTCATGGACACCGACACGTACGACCAGATGACGGTCGCGCCGACGGCTCTCGGCGACGCCGCCGACTACCTGATCGAGTCGATGACCGCGATCATCGCCGTCCACAACGGTGAGATCGTGTCGGTCGAGATCCCCGCCGCGGTCGAGCTCACCATCTCCGAGACCGAGCCCGGTGTGCAGGGCGACCGGGTGTCCGGCGCCCGCAAGCCGGCCACGCTCGAGACGGGCAAGGTGCTGCAGGTGCCGCTGTTCGTCAACATCGGCGACCGGGTGAAGGTGGACACCCGCTCGGGTGACTACATCACACGAGTCTGA
- a CDS encoding 3-dehydroquinate synthase — translation MTPPGSPVPRERHEVRVELGSRAYPVVVGHGVLGELASLLPATARRAAIVTQQGIGVVVGPGLPFEVLTIGAGEGAKTLATVEALCRSFADIGLTRADVVIGVGGGMVTDVAGFAASAWHRGTPVVHVATSLLAMVDAAIGGKTGVNLPEGKNLVGAFWQPSGVICDLDTLATLPARELRCGYGEMAKYHFLTGDDLLALPLAERVARCVQIKADVVADDEREGGRRALLNYGHTLAHALEIADGHRIAHGEAVAVGLAFAARLAHCLGRVDAARVTEHDAVVEGLYGLPIALPGGVDHDRLVALMTRDKKAVDGLTFVLDGEAGVEVVAGVSVDAVRAALAAMP, via the coding sequence ATGACGCCGCCTGGCTCACCCGTTCCGCGGGAGCGTCATGAGGTGCGCGTCGAGCTCGGCTCGCGCGCGTACCCGGTGGTCGTCGGACACGGCGTGCTGGGCGAGCTGGCGTCGTTGCTGCCCGCGACCGCGCGGCGGGCGGCGATCGTCACCCAGCAGGGGATCGGGGTGGTCGTCGGCCCCGGCTTGCCGTTCGAGGTGCTGACGATCGGCGCCGGCGAAGGGGCGAAGACCCTGGCCACGGTCGAGGCTCTCTGCAGGAGCTTTGCCGACATCGGCCTCACCCGTGCCGACGTGGTGATCGGCGTCGGCGGGGGGATGGTCACCGACGTCGCCGGCTTCGCCGCGTCGGCGTGGCACCGGGGGACACCGGTGGTGCACGTCGCCACGAGCCTGCTGGCGATGGTGGACGCCGCGATCGGCGGTAAGACCGGCGTGAACCTGCCGGAGGGCAAGAACCTGGTCGGCGCGTTCTGGCAGCCCTCCGGGGTGATCTGCGACCTCGACACCCTCGCCACCTTGCCCGCGCGCGAGCTGCGCTGCGGGTACGGGGAGATGGCGAAGTACCACTTCCTCACCGGCGACGACCTGCTCGCCCTGCCGCTCGCCGAGCGCGTCGCGCGCTGCGTGCAGATCAAGGCCGACGTCGTCGCCGACGACGAGCGGGAGGGGGGCCGGCGGGCGTTGCTCAACTACGGGCACACCCTCGCTCACGCCCTCGAGATCGCCGACGGGCACCGCATCGCCCACGGCGAGGCAGTGGCGGTCGGGCTGGCCTTCGCCGCGCGGCTGGCGCACTGTCTCGGCCGCGTCGACGCGGCGAGAGTTACCGAGCACGACGCGGTCGTCGAGGGCCTGTACGGGCTGCCGATCGCCCTGCCCGGCGGCGTCGACCACGACCGGCTCGTCGCCTTGATGACGCGCGACAAGAAGGCCGTCGACGGCCTCACCTTCGTGCTCGACGGCGAAGCAGGCGTCGAAGTCGTCGCCGGCGTCTCCGTCGACGCCGTGCGGGCGGCCCTCGCCGCGATGCCCTAG
- a CDS encoding aspartate carbamoyltransferase catalytic subunit: MKHLRSIEELGADGVRRLLALTDHMAEVNRRPVPKVPALRGRTVVSLFFEDSTRTRLSFETAAKRLSADTMTFSASSSSVNKGESLRDTVETIDAMGVDAFVVRHRSSGVPWRLSEWTGASIVNAGDGWHEHPTQALLDCYTIREALGRPDGFEGVHVAIVGDVKHSRVARSDIAAFAALGARVTLVAPPTLLPPSIAGWPVEHCEQLDEVLPSVDVLYLLRMQRERTAEALVPSLREYTARFGLTVARARRLGEHALVMHPGPLNRGVEIAVDPAELAGSLIVRQVTNGVAVRMAVLFDLLGSGADLAGSTNGESG; this comes from the coding sequence ATGAAGCACCTGCGCTCGATCGAGGAACTGGGCGCCGACGGGGTGCGCCGGCTGCTGGCGCTCACCGACCACATGGCCGAGGTCAACCGCCGGCCGGTACCGAAGGTGCCCGCGCTCCGCGGGCGCACCGTGGTCAGCCTGTTCTTCGAGGACTCCACCCGCACCCGGCTCAGCTTCGAGACCGCGGCGAAGCGCCTGTCGGCGGACACGATGACGTTCAGCGCCTCGTCGTCGAGCGTCAACAAGGGCGAGAGCTTGCGTGACACGGTGGAGACCATCGACGCGATGGGGGTCGACGCGTTCGTCGTCAGGCACCGCTCCTCGGGCGTGCCGTGGAGGCTCTCCGAGTGGACGGGAGCGAGCATCGTCAACGCCGGTGACGGCTGGCACGAGCACCCGACGCAGGCGCTGCTCGACTGCTACACGATCCGCGAGGCGCTCGGGCGCCCGGACGGGTTCGAGGGTGTGCACGTGGCCATCGTCGGCGACGTGAAGCACAGCCGGGTCGCCCGCAGCGACATCGCCGCCTTCGCCGCCCTCGGGGCACGCGTCACGCTCGTCGCGCCCCCCACGCTGTTGCCACCGAGCATCGCGGGCTGGCCGGTGGAGCACTGCGAGCAACTCGACGAGGTGCTCCCGAGCGTCGACGTCTTGTACCTGTTGCGGATGCAGCGCGAGCGGACCGCCGAGGCACTCGTGCCGTCCCTGCGGGAGTACACGGCGCGCTTCGGGCTGACCGTCGCGCGTGCCCGCCGGCTGGGCGAACACGCGCTGGTGATGCACCCCGGTCCGCTGAACCGAGGCGTGGAGATCGCCGTCGACCCCGCTGAGCTGGCCGGATCACTGATCGTGCGCCAGGTCACGAACGGGGTGGCGGTGCGCATGGCGGTGCTGTTCGACCTGCTCGGCAGCGGCGCCGACCTGGCCGGATCGACGAACGGAGAATCGGGATGA
- a CDS encoding dihydroorotase, which produces MSAGASGTPGRLVLKGGTVVDRDGERRADVAVEHGQVVEVADVVGPQAGDVVLDAGGCVVSPGFVDLHVHLREPGREEAETIETGSRAAALGGFTAVVAMPNTEPAQDDVSVVEFVRAEGERAGLCEVLPAGCITVGRAGETLAPIGELAAAGVHLFTDDGNGVQDPLLMRRALEYAKGLGVTLAQHCEVASLTRGAVMHEGACCSRLGVPGWPALAEELMVFRDIELCRLTGARVHLLHLSTARSVELVRQAKADGLAVTAEVAPHHFTLTDEHLRGFDPVYKVNPPLRTPDDIAALKAGLADGTIDAIATDHAPHPPESKEQPLDEAPPGMLGLETALGLALTELADLDLSLVELVGLLSWRPAAIAGVADRHGVRVRPGSPANLTVFDPQHSWQVTPSALASKSRNTPYAGRTLRGKVRHTVLRGAAVVVDGEARR; this is translated from the coding sequence ATGAGCGCGGGAGCGTCGGGTACGCCGGGACGCTTGGTGCTGAAGGGCGGCACCGTGGTCGACCGCGACGGAGAGCGGCGCGCCGACGTCGCCGTGGAGCACGGCCAGGTGGTCGAGGTGGCCGACGTGGTCGGCCCACAGGCCGGCGACGTGGTGCTCGACGCCGGCGGCTGCGTGGTCAGTCCCGGCTTCGTCGATCTCCACGTGCACCTGCGCGAGCCGGGCCGGGAAGAGGCCGAGACGATAGAGACGGGCAGCCGGGCGGCCGCGCTCGGCGGGTTCACGGCCGTGGTCGCGATGCCGAACACCGAGCCGGCCCAAGACGACGTGTCGGTCGTCGAGTTCGTACGCGCGGAGGGGGAGCGGGCCGGGCTGTGCGAGGTGCTGCCCGCGGGCTGCATCACCGTCGGCCGGGCCGGCGAGACCCTCGCGCCGATCGGCGAGCTCGCGGCCGCCGGCGTCCACCTGTTCACCGACGACGGCAACGGCGTGCAGGACCCGCTGTTGATGCGACGCGCGTTGGAGTACGCCAAGGGTCTCGGGGTGACGCTCGCCCAGCACTGCGAGGTGGCGTCGCTCACCCGCGGGGCGGTGATGCACGAGGGGGCCTGCTGCAGCCGGCTCGGCGTGCCCGGCTGGCCGGCGCTCGCCGAGGAGCTGATGGTGTTCCGTGACATCGAGCTCTGCCGCCTGACCGGGGCCAGGGTCCACCTGTTGCACCTGTCCACGGCCCGCAGCGTCGAGCTCGTCCGCCAGGCGAAGGCCGACGGGCTGGCCGTCACCGCCGAGGTCGCGCCGCACCACTTCACGCTGACCGACGAGCATCTGCGCGGCTTCGACCCGGTGTACAAGGTCAACCCGCCGCTGCGCACACCCGACGACATCGCCGCGCTGAAGGCCGGCCTCGCCGACGGCACGATCGACGCGATCGCTACCGACCACGCCCCGCACCCTCCGGAGTCGAAGGAGCAGCCCCTCGACGAGGCGCCGCCCGGCATGCTCGGGCTGGAGACTGCGCTCGGGCTCGCGCTGACCGAGCTCGCCGACTTGGACCTCTCGCTGGTCGAGCTGGTCGGGCTGCTGTCGTGGCGCCCGGCGGCGATCGCCGGCGTGGCCGACAGGCACGGGGTGCGGGTGCGCCCTGGCTCGCCGGCGAACCTGACCGTGTTCGATCCGCAGCACTCCTGGCAGGTCACTCCGAGCGCTCTCGCGAGCAAGAGCCGCAACACCCCCTATGCCGGGCGCACTCTGCGCGGCAAGGTGCGCCACACGGTGCTGCGCGGAGCAGCGGTGGTCGTCGACGGGGAGGCCCGGCGATGA
- the aroQ gene encoding type II 3-dehydroquinate dehydratase, whose amino-acid sequence MDERPLLLLLHGPNLNLLGQREPEVYGTVTLDDYVAAVRTAAEHHGLAVEAMQSNHEGDLVDAIHAARGRCAAIVVNPGALTHYAWSLHDALATFDGPVIEVHISNPSAREPWRHTSVVAPVATGTIAGLGIDGYELAVDAVARRLRR is encoded by the coding sequence GTGGACGAACGCCCGCTCCTCCTGCTGTTGCACGGGCCGAACCTGAACCTGCTCGGCCAGCGTGAGCCCGAGGTGTACGGGACGGTCACGCTCGACGACTACGTGGCCGCCGTGCGCACGGCCGCCGAGCACCACGGCCTGGCGGTCGAGGCGATGCAGTCGAACCACGAGGGCGACCTCGTCGACGCCATCCACGCCGCGCGCGGCCGCTGCGCGGCGATCGTCGTCAACCCCGGCGCGCTGACGCACTACGCGTGGAGCCTGCACGACGCCCTCGCCACCTTCGACGGCCCGGTGATCGAGGTGCACATCTCCAACCCCTCGGCCCGTGAGCCTTGGCGCCATACGAGCGTCGTCGCCCCTGTCGCGACCGGCACCATCGCCGGGCTCGGCATCGACGGCTACGAACTGGCCGTCGACGCCGTGGCGCGCAGGCTGCGGCGGTGA
- the aroC gene encoding chorismate synthase: protein MLRFLTAGESHGQALVVVVEGLPAGLAVTVEDVQAELARRRLGYGRGPRQRFEQDEATLVGGVRHGRTLGSPVAIEIRNSEWFRSDRWHEEMSPAPGATKEPLTTPRPGHADLAGMQKYGFGDARDVLERASARETAARVAAGALAKALLSALDVQVISHVVQLGAACTPECARRPTPGDLAVVDESAVRCFDPAAEAAMVEEISAAAKDGDSLGGVVEVLAYGVPVGLGSHVHWDRKIDALLAQAVMSIQAVKGVEVGDGFTVAGRRGSAAHDAISWDATAATYRREGTQAGGVEGGITTGELVVVRAAMKPLATLNRPTLKTVDVVTKAETVSFKERTDVTAVPAMGVVAETMVALVLAAEAQRKFGGDSVDEFVRNAEAYRGALG from the coding sequence ATGCTCAGGTTCCTGACCGCCGGCGAGTCGCACGGGCAGGCACTCGTGGTCGTCGTCGAGGGCTTGCCGGCGGGGCTCGCGGTGACGGTCGAAGACGTCCAGGCCGAGCTGGCCCGGCGCCGGCTGGGCTACGGGCGGGGACCGCGTCAGCGATTCGAGCAGGACGAGGCGACGCTCGTCGGCGGGGTGCGCCACGGACGCACGCTCGGTTCTCCGGTGGCGATCGAGATCCGCAACAGCGAGTGGTTCCGCAGCGACCGCTGGCACGAGGAGATGTCGCCGGCCCCAGGGGCCACGAAGGAGCCGCTCACCACGCCGCGCCCGGGCCACGCCGACCTCGCCGGCATGCAGAAGTACGGCTTCGGCGACGCCCGTGACGTGCTCGAACGGGCGAGTGCCCGCGAAACCGCGGCTCGCGTCGCCGCCGGTGCCCTCGCGAAGGCCCTGCTGTCGGCGCTCGACGTACAAGTGATCTCCCACGTGGTGCAGCTCGGCGCGGCGTGCACGCCCGAGTGCGCGCGACGCCCGACCCCGGGAGATCTGGCCGTCGTCGACGAGTCCGCCGTGCGCTGCTTCGACCCCGCGGCCGAGGCGGCGATGGTCGAAGAGATCTCGGCAGCGGCAAAGGACGGCGACTCGCTCGGGGGCGTGGTCGAGGTGCTCGCGTACGGCGTCCCCGTGGGTCTGGGCAGCCATGTGCACTGGGACCGCAAGATCGACGCGCTGCTGGCCCAGGCCGTGATGAGCATCCAGGCGGTGAAAGGGGTCGAGGTCGGCGACGGGTTCACCGTGGCCGGGCGCCGCGGCAGCGCGGCCCACGACGCCATCTCCTGGGACGCGACCGCGGCCACCTACCGGCGGGAGGGGACCCAGGCCGGCGGGGTCGAGGGCGGGATCACCACCGGAGAGCTGGTGGTGGTGAGGGCGGCGATGAAGCCGCTCGCCACGCTCAACCGGCCGACGCTGAAGACGGTCGACGTGGTCACGAAGGCCGAGACGGTCAGCTTCAAGGAGCGCACCGACGTCACCGCCGTGCCCGCGATGGGCGTCGTCGCCGAGACGATGGTCGCGCTGGTGCTGGCGGCCGAGGCGCAACGCAAGTTCGGCGGCGACTCGGTGGACGAGTTCGTCCGGAACGCGGAGGCGTACCGTGGCGCGCTCGGCTGA
- the pyrR gene encoding bifunctional pyr operon transcriptional regulator/uracil phosphoribosyltransferase PyrR, with amino-acid sequence MGGRRGTVLGADDVRRALTRIAHEILERNHGLDGVVLVGIQRGGVWIAERLAATMREIEPGADVPCGTLDASLYRDDIGLRPVSPASASDIPVPLEGATVVLVDDVLYTGRTVRAALDALHDYGRPRVVQLAVLVDRGHRELPIRPDFVGKNIPSASDETVLATPDGVTISGPPA; translated from the coding sequence GTGGGCGGGCGACGGGGAACGGTGCTCGGCGCCGACGACGTCCGTAGGGCCTTGACCCGCATCGCCCACGAGATCCTCGAACGCAACCACGGTCTCGACGGCGTGGTGCTGGTCGGCATCCAGCGCGGCGGGGTGTGGATCGCCGAGCGCCTGGCGGCGACGATGCGTGAGATCGAGCCCGGTGCAGACGTGCCCTGCGGCACCCTCGACGCCTCGCTGTACCGCGACGACATCGGCCTGCGCCCGGTCAGCCCGGCGTCGGCGAGCGACATCCCCGTACCCCTCGAAGGGGCGACGGTGGTGCTCGTCGACGACGTGCTGTACACCGGCCGCACCGTGCGCGCCGCGCTCGACGCGCTCCATGACTACGGCCGGCCGCGGGTGGTGCAGCTCGCCGTGCTGGTCGACCGCGGCCACCGCGAGCTGCCGATCCGGCCCGACTTCGTCGGCAAGAACATTCCCAGCGCGTCGGACGAGACCGTCCTCGCCACCCCCGACGGGGTCACGATCAGCGGTCCGCCGGCATGA
- the nusB gene encoding transcription antitermination factor NusB: MAERRRPPRADHRSDARERALYRLYEAESKGVAPRVVLAEQVLAPDELTTLLVAGVEDHREEIDQLIAEHAHDWTLERMPAIDRNVLRLATFELAHRLDVPVGVVIDEAVELVKRFSTDDSGRFVNGVLSALAAKLRAA; the protein is encoded by the coding sequence GTGGCCGAGCGGCGCCGCCCTCCCCGAGCTGACCACCGCTCCGACGCCCGCGAACGGGCGTTGTACCGCCTGTACGAGGCGGAATCGAAAGGCGTCGCTCCCCGCGTGGTGCTGGCCGAGCAGGTGCTCGCGCCGGACGAACTCACCACGTTGCTGGTCGCGGGCGTCGAGGACCATCGTGAGGAGATCGACCAGTTGATCGCCGAGCACGCGCACGACTGGACGCTCGAGCGGATGCCCGCCATCGATCGCAACGTGCTGCGTCTCGCCACGTTCGAGCTCGCCCATCGCCTGGACGTTCCCGTGGGCGTGGTCATCGATGAGGCGGTGGAGCTGGTCAAGCGGTTCAGCACCGACGACTCCGGGCGGTTCGTCAACGGCGTGCTCTCCGCTCTCGCCGCCAAGCTGCGGGCGGCGTAG
- a CDS encoding shikimate kinase has protein sequence MMGAGKSTVGRMLAHRLGCRLLDTDQLVESHTGRSVREIFAEDGEAAFRDLESQVLLRALAAEEPSVIAAAGGVVLREENRRALAASSVRVVWLRADAGVLAGRVRGGGHRPLLDGDPEGVLRRLAGERDALYREVADAIISTDGRTPGEVAEAVLR, from the coding sequence ATGATGGGCGCAGGCAAGAGCACGGTCGGCAGGATGCTCGCCCATCGCCTCGGGTGCCGGCTGCTCGACACCGACCAGCTCGTCGAGAGCCACACCGGGCGCTCGGTGCGCGAGATCTTCGCCGAGGACGGCGAAGCGGCGTTTCGCGACCTCGAGTCGCAGGTGCTGCTCCGCGCGCTCGCGGCCGAGGAGCCGTCCGTGATCGCCGCGGCCGGCGGGGTGGTGCTGCGCGAGGAGAACCGCCGCGCGTTGGCGGCGTCGTCCGTGCGGGTGGTGTGGCTGCGCGCCGACGCCGGTGTGCTCGCCGGTCGGGTGCGTGGTGGTGGCCATCGGCCCCTGCTCGACGGCGACCCCGAGGGGGTGTTGCGACGGCTGGCCGGCGAGCGCGACGCCCTGTATCGAGAGGTGGCCGACGCGATCATCAGCACCGACGGGCGCACCCCCGGCGAGGTCGCGGAGGCGGTGCTGCGATGA
- a CDS encoding aminopeptidase P family protein produces MRARLGDLPGGGAAEALLVTDLTNLRWTTGFSGSSAWLLVLPDRLVLVTDGRYVEQARAELAALDVGADVAEARTEAEMIERVAELTRSVATLAFEAERLSVAVHGRLAAAVAPHLVPASGLVEAERRTKDDAEVARIAEAARITDAALAAVVPMLGERPLEVDVRDELEHRMRRLGAAGPSFDTIVATGPVNASLPHHRPDRTVVEEGHTVIVDVGALVEGYHSDMTRTFVVGEPTPRQREVFDLVLAAQRAGVAALGPGLEVAGLDAICRDLIAEAGWGAAFSHGTGHGVGLQIHEDPFVNSSAKGTLRAGDVVTVEPGVYRGDFGGVRIEDLVVVTSDGHRVLTHSPKDSPCLPSPRTT; encoded by the coding sequence GTGCGGGCTCGTCTTGGCGATCTGCCCGGCGGCGGTGCCGCCGAGGCGCTGCTCGTCACCGATCTCACCAACCTGCGGTGGACGACTGGCTTCAGCGGGTCGAGCGCGTGGCTGCTGGTGCTGCCCGACCGCCTGGTGCTCGTCACCGACGGGCGCTACGTCGAACAGGCCCGCGCCGAGCTCGCCGCGCTCGACGTCGGTGCAGACGTGGCGGAGGCGCGCACCGAGGCCGAGATGATCGAGCGCGTCGCCGAGCTGACGAGGTCCGTGGCCACCCTCGCGTTCGAGGCCGAGCGCCTGAGCGTGGCCGTCCACGGCCGCCTGGCCGCCGCCGTCGCCCCCCACCTGGTGCCCGCGAGCGGTCTGGTCGAGGCCGAGCGGCGGACGAAGGACGATGCCGAGGTCGCCCGCATCGCGGAGGCCGCCCGCATCACCGACGCCGCGCTCGCCGCGGTGGTGCCGATGCTCGGGGAGCGCCCGCTCGAGGTCGACGTGCGCGACGAGCTCGAACATCGCATGCGCCGGCTCGGCGCCGCCGGCCCGAGCTTCGACACGATCGTGGCCACGGGGCCGGTGAACGCTTCTTTGCCCCACCACCGCCCGGACCGCACGGTGGTCGAGGAGGGCCACACGGTGATCGTCGACGTGGGTGCGCTCGTCGAGGGCTATCACTCGGACATGACGCGCACGTTCGTCGTCGGTGAGCCCACCCCGCGGCAACGAGAGGTGTTCGATCTCGTCCTCGCCGCGCAGCGGGCCGGGGTCGCCGCGCTCGGACCCGGGCTCGAGGTGGCCGGGCTCGACGCGATCTGTCGCGACCTGATCGCCGAGGCGGGTTGGGGCGCGGCGTTCAGCCACGGCACGGGTCACGGCGTCGGGCTCCAGATCCACGAGGACCCGTTCGTGAACAGCTCCGCGAAGGGGACCCTGCGTGCCGGCGACGTGGTGACCGTCGAGCCGGGGGTCTATCGTGGCGACTTCGGCGGTGTCCGCATCGAAGACCTGGTGGTGGTCACCAGCGACGGCCACCGCGTGCTCACGCACAGCCCCAAGGATTCACCATGCCTGCCATCACCACGAACGACCTGA